The sequence CTTCCCCGCCGTAAACTCCGTTAAATCTGTTCATTTTTACAAGTGCAGGGATTTTAAGACAAGGACCTAATACAATAGCTTCACCCACGTTTAATGAAGGTAATTGCGTGATTAAATCTTCACTTAAGCTTTCAGAAGCTTGTTGTATGTATCTTTGGTCTTTTGGTTCTATTATCTTTGAGATTATAAAGTTATTGCACTGTGAAAGTGCTTCTTGGTCAAGTGTTTTAGGACGTTGAGAGACAAGACAAATACCGACACCGAATTTTCTACCTTCTCTCGCAATTCTTGAAATAGGAGTTTTTGACTTAGTCGGCCTATTTTGAGGAATTACCAAATGTGCTTCCTCATATATTATAAATATTGGATTTGCAGTTTTTGTATTCCAAAATGATTTTTTTCTATCTTTTAATATCTCTTTTGAGAAATAAGAGATTATTAAATCGGTACTCTCTTCATCAAGTTCGCTGATATCAACAATATTAATTCTATTTTCTTTAATTCCCGAAATTGGGTTGTAATTTATTGCAGTAATTTTTGATTTATACGCTAATAAATCCTCAAATCTCATTTTTAAAGTTATTAAACTATCTAATTTATTTTTATACTCGTCCATATCGGCGTAAATTTCTATTCTATTTAATATGCTATTTATATACTCTTCAACGCTGTTAAATTCAACTTCTTCGTGCTCTTTATTTAATCCAAGTATTGCACGTCTACCGAAAGACCTTTGAATTGATGCAGAAGGGTCTACACCTGCTAAATTCATAAGTGAATCAGGATGCATATTATAAACATTTATTTTAGGTTTTATCGGGTTTATTTTTAAATCGATGCTATAACTTTCCATTTCTAAATATTCCCTATGCATATCAAACACTATTACCGTAGCATTCAATTTTTTAAACTGTTCTAATAACACGGAAATCGTATTCGATTTACCCTGCCCAGTAATTGCCAAAACTGCCAAATGTCGAGAGCATAATTTATTTACGTCTAAAGATACACCTATATCTGATGATATCAATTTTCCAACTTCTAATTTACCATTTGCAAATACTTTATTGAGTGTTTGTTTTGGAGTTTTGTATATTTCATTTAATGGCTTAGGTGGACGTCTCGGTATTTGCATATTTTTGGTATCTCCCAAAATTTTTATTGAAGAAATCGTATATATCTCATCTTCGTCTTCAAATTCTTTTAATTTGGAAATTGCACCATATTCTTTTAATTCATTAGTAATTCTATTCCCTCGAATTACATTTTCAACCATTCCCAATATTTCAGTTCCTTCGTCGTCATATATTGATAAATATTCCCCTATTTCTGGAACTTCTGAAGATATCATTTGTAACTCATAAGAAGACGTTTCACCTATCGTATACCCTAAAATTTTTAAATCATCAAATTCCTTTAAATCGTTTCCCTGATTCATATTTACCCTCTGTTGTAATTCTATAACTAAATTAACAATTATTGTTGTAATATTTAATAATTTACTATTTAATAATTTAATTGCACATCTATTTGATATTTAATTATAATATGCCTCAATTATAAATAATCTATTTATTTAATATCGATTCGGATTTACACAACTATGGGAAAATAT is a genomic window of Methanococcus voltae containing:
- a CDS encoding helicase HerA domain-containing protein, which produces MNQGNDLKEFDDLKILGYTIGETSSYELQMISSEVPEIGEYLSIYDDEGTEILGMVENVIRGNRITNELKEYGAISKLKEFEDEDEIYTISSIKILGDTKNMQIPRRPPKPLNEIYKTPKQTLNKVFANGKLEVGKLISSDIGVSLDVNKLCSRHLAVLAITGQGKSNTISVLLEQFKKLNATVIVFDMHREYLEMESYSIDLKINPIKPKINVYNMHPDSLMNLAGVDPSASIQRSFGRRAILGLNKEHEEVEFNSVEEYINSILNRIEIYADMDEYKNKLDSLITLKMRFEDLLAYKSKITAINYNPISGIKENRINIVDISELDEESTDLIISYFSKEILKDRKKSFWNTKTANPIFIIYEEAHLVIPQNRPTKSKTPISRIAREGRKFGVGICLVSQRPKTLDQEALSQCNNFIISKIIEPKDQRYIQQASESLSEDLITQLPSLNVGEAIVLGPCLKIPALVKMNRFNGVYGGEDVMFDELWSKTENDLSDKTLGKSIFEDEEDEL